The following coding sequences are from one Nicotiana tomentosiformis chromosome 3, ASM39032v3, whole genome shotgun sequence window:
- the LOC138908315 gene encoding uncharacterized protein has translation MTAASKPSKQQDKDGNKQPPKKPTGRAAGGPNPQKKRKRTEKEMELLPRQLSDDSEQEEEETLVRRTVKKGITPSKGIEIREPVTYQRKASRMSAPTDKGKEKITTESESDSDSDNDHLQINMSDEDEGEPIDRVDWEKYFVNEKAFRAYKKILVSKKYIPEKPINIGPLKTKYSEFLQSIREVQKWGPILKGHGKANLTIVRELYANWRHARGNIVRVRGIDINVSAEALNNFLRVPHTLTDRFDAICKTPDYAHIKSVLCPTRKDAEWKHGSMEYHSIAKEFMSALARVALNFICNRLLPCQHKTDVPRYRALVLYALLEGIPLNFGAIMHDQMQM, from the exons atgacagcagcgagtaaaccatccaagcaacaagacaaagatggtaacaaacaaccgcccaaaaagcctaccggaagggcagcgggcggtccaaatccacagaaaaagaggaagcggacggagaaggaaatggaactgctgcctaggcagttaagtgatgattcagagcaagaggaggaggaaacattggtccggaggacagtgaagaagggtattacaccaagcaaaggaatagagatacgagagcctgtgacataccaaagaaaagcttcgagaatgagtgctccaactgataaagggaaggagaagattactacagaatctgaatccgattccgattcggacaatgaccacctacagatcaacatgagtgatgaagacgaaggtgaacccatagaccgagttgattgggagaaatactttgttaatgagaaggcattccgagcctataagaagatattggtttcaaagaagtacattccggaaaagccgataaacatcggaccacttaagacaaagtactcagagtttctccagtcaattcgagaggtgcaaaaatggggacccattctgaaaggtcatggcaaagccaacctcaccattgttagagagctctacgccaattggcgtcacgcacggggaaacattgtgcgagtaagagggatagatattaatgtgtcagctgaagctctgaataacttcttaagggtgccacacacactcactgacaggtttgacgccatatgcaaaacaccagattatgcacacattaagtctgtcctatgccctaccaggaaggatgcagaatggaagcatgggagtatggagtaccactctatagcaaaggaattcatgagtgcgttagcacgtgtggctctaaatttcatttgtaaccgactgctgccatgccaacataaaactgatgtccctcgttaccgcgcactcgtattatatgctttattagaggggataccactcaacttcggagccatcatgcatgatcaaatgca GATGTAG